The genomic DNA TTGCGGATTGGGAGTGGGGTATGCGGCCGCGCTGGATGGGTAGCCGATTCACCTCGCGTGCCCGCGCTGCGatgtagcagcgtgtgatgcggcctgtggcatatttggcacagcccGCGTGACTCACACGCTGCGGTCACATGTGTATGTGACAGGCAGTTATGGCAATGCCCGTGGgcctgggcaacttgctgccgttgcaCGGGTCGCATACCCCGAAATATGCCACAATGGTGCAGCCGGTGTGGGCGTCGACAGATGGGGCACTTTATCTGATGGATCTCCGAAGTCCTCGATGTGGTCGGTGGTGGTCGGGTGCCACCACGAGGCGCGGGTGCAGGTACCGCTGCAGGCGAGGTCGCCGGTACAGGTACCGGCGTTGTTGTCGGTGCAGTTGCTGGCGTGGTTGCCGGAGCAGCAGCCGGTGCTGTTGCAACTACCGTTCGGGGCGCTGGTGCAGGCCCGTTGCGTAGCACATTGGTTGCCGCCCGAGCGGCTGCAACTGGCGTATCTACATCCATGGTAATCTGCGGTAAATGAGATGGTTAATTATGCATATCTGTCATTGTAAGTTGATATGGGCcatcgtgccacga from Bactrocera neohumeralis isolate Rockhampton unplaced genomic scaffold, APGP_CSIRO_Bneo_wtdbg2-racon-allhic-juicebox.fasta_v2 ctg4952, whole genome shotgun sequence includes the following:
- the LOC126767246 gene encoding uncharacterized protein LOC126767246; its protein translation is MDVDTPVAAARAATNVLRNGPAPAPRTVVATAPAAAPATTPATAPTTTPVPVPATSPAAVPAPAPRGGTRPPPTTSRTSEIHQIKCPICRRPHRLHHCGIFRGMRPVQRQQVAQAHGHCHNCLSHTHVTAASRAREVNRLPIQRGRIPHSQSATRGASHRRGTSLRHRQPGPPPRRSTGLSSVVATLQQLQRLLG